GGGGATCTTTTCGAATGAGCCCCAGGTAGAGCAGCATATCGGCGAGGTCTTGATCGGTCATGGTGTGATCGGGAAACATGCCGGTGCCTGGATGGCCTTCACGAATGGCGCGAGCTCGCTCCTTGTCGGTTTTCAGGCGCAACTCCTCAGGATTCCGTAAATCGGAAGGCGGAGGATTCAGCTTCGCGATGAGCGCCGCTGTCTCGGCTTCCAGTCGTGGTGTCCGATACAGATACCCATCGATGCCATGGCAGTAGTAGCACACACCCTTGCCGTTGAAAATCTCACGGCCTCGCATCACATTGCCTTTCACCTTGTCGGTCAGTTGTGAGGCCGAGGACTCGGCACGGGCGTAATCGGATGGAGAG
This region of Nitrospira sp. genomic DNA includes:
- a CDS encoding cytochrome c, whose product is MRWARSETWSSSRTFLNSDLLVKLTVSFGLLFASSLGMELVSPSDYARAESSASQLTDKVKGNVMRGREIFNGKGVCYYCHGIDGYLYRTPRLEAETAALIAKLNPPPSDLRNPEELRLKTDKERARAIREGHPGTGMFPDHTMTDQDLADMLLYLGLIRKDPHPEQ